CTATCATCGAAAAATTTAAGGCAGCAAAATGCGGCCATTTATATGTGCAAAAATATGAGCCGGTTTATCCGGCCCATCAGAATGAAAAGGAATTTTATGCAGGTCTGTTAAAGACCTGCTGGGAGGTTAGTACACCGGGTGCAGCTGAGTCTCTTCAGTTTCACCATTCTGCTGGTTAGCGCCATCGGTATCGGCATCAGTCGCATCGTCAGCACCGCCGTTGTTTTCAGCACTATCACCGTCGTTGTCACCATTAGCTTCAGCATCTTCTGCCTGTTTTGCTGATTCCAGTTCAGCCAGGGTAGCCATCAGAGTACGGGCCATTTCAGGAGTCAGGCGTAAGACGACTTCTTCCGGCACGGTTTCCGTAATTTCGATCTGATTTTCATGCTCACCTTCCGGCTGCGGCGGGATCTGGTCGCGCAGCTGGCTCAGGGTTGGCAACAGGCTGTCGAAGGTTTTACGGATAACTTTCGGTTTCAGGCCAGTCTTTTTCTTGGAACTCACGAATTTGGCAGTGACGCGGGTTTTCCCAGCTCCTTCTGCCTTTTTCAGGGATTCCATCAGGACTTCATACGGGTCGCGGTCAGTACCCTGACATTCGTTAATAACGTCAACGGCAACGTCACCAGATACCTTATCTTCTTTCACCAGCATCTTGATGCTGAAGTCAGCGTTTGCCAGCACGATACTGCGGCGAACGGTGACCAGAGAGACACCCAGACGCTGAGCAATCGACTCAATGGTGTGACCCCAGCCAATCAGGCGCTTGAAGCCTTCAGCGCGTTCCACCATCTTCAACTGAAGGGAGTTGGCGCTCTCGATCATGTTGTAGACTTCTTCGTCCTTGCCGCCTTCAAATTCCTCGACGGTGATTTTCTGGAAGCTCGCGCCCTCAGCAATCGCCATCATCAGGCCAGCAAAACGGTGGTGGCCATCAATGATTTTCAGGCGGGTTACGCCTTCCACTACTACTGGTTTAACGCGGATGACAGGCACTGACTGAGGACGTTCCAGATAAGCGTGTTTGAACATTACCGCACGGTCATAATTTACGTCGCGGAGGTTCAGTCCCTCTTCCACAAACAACCAGTACGGGCTCACCGCAAAGACGTTGTTACGCCCGATATCGGCTTCTTCGAACTGTTCCGTATTGCCGCTTTTACGCGCTTTGGTTACGAAATCGCTCAGTGCTCGGAGTGATGATGGCGCTTTGTCTAAGCTGCGCATCAGTACCGCAGCGCCTTCCAGATTTTCCAGGGTACGGCTTTGTTCGAAGATAGCTTTAACGTCGGTGTTCATGGTGTTTCTCCGCTTTAGTTATTGTGTCGCGAGGTTCGTTGCTTGCTGTAAATCCAGTTAAACACACACCAAACAGGTGACGAAGCGTATTTGGGGACAAAATGTCTCTTTTTTTTCGGGTACATAAAAAAGCCCTGTAATCCAGTGATTACAAGGCCTTAGCTCGTAATGATGACATCAAGATGGCGACGTTTTTCGATTTTGACCGCATTTTTCATCAAAATTGTCATCACTTCATTTAGTTTTGAACTCTCCCCTTCCTCATATGAACCCCAAGGTAGGAATGGAGTAGGACTATTGATATTGAATGCAACGCCCGTAGGGCATCGCCATGCAGTTGGCTTCTTTGAGTCAGGTTCCCATTTCACCAGGAGTATTGGCGCGTTACAGTCGATGTCATCGATGGCTGGTATAGCCTCATATAAAAACACTCCCGCATCATCCCCACTGAAGAAAGCTAGATGCTTATACGCGCTGGCAAAAGAGACTACGCCCGCGAAAAGGCCCACAACGATGAGGTTAAGGTTCGATGTTTTGTGACGGATACGTTTTTGCTTCAGGCGAACCATTGTCAGGGCTGACAAGAAGATAGCCACCAGCCCCCCGGCTCCTGCGAACCAAACGGAATTGATTTGCAGGAAGGAAATCAAATCACGATGCTCTCTCTGGTTTTCTTCAAGCATCAACGACACAAAAGTTGTTGTTACTGGCATTGATATCAGGAATATCGTGATCATCACTATTGCAAAAGTCTGTATGGAATAGCGGTCTCTATTTTCCTCTATAACAGAATTAAAGGATAACAGATAAACAAATGTAAATAATAAAATGGAAAGAAGGTACATTGGTTATGCCTTTTTTTGGGTTATCGCTGAATTCTTTTATTTAATTCTGTTCTGAAAAATGCATACAAGAACTGCCACCCATCACCATGAGCCGTTCTGAAATCTTTTTCAGGGAGTACCGGAAAACCAAATTTAAAATTATCTTTTCCAGTGTGGCGCTGGCAAAAGTGCGCAAGCTCATGTGCCACTACGCCTTTGATATGATCCAGTTGATTGATTGAATAAAATGCTCCGATGTCCTTACGCTGCTCTATATGTGCGTACTCATGGTAGCGATAGCGCGGTGTATCACTGTCAGGATAAATGGACGATGGTGAAATAGTGATTGAGCTCCTGCCGCCCCATGAATGTTTGGCACTCCAGTTGACCCGAACTTCAGGCGCAGGGCCGGTGAAACCATATGCCTGTCTATAGAGGTGCAGAAGATACCCTGAATACAGAAAAACAACTTTCTCCGCCGTCATAACGCGAGAAACGCCATAGCGAGCAACTGCCCTATCTCTGGCTGTCAGAACGGGGGTTTTTACCCGTGGGGAGAATAATTTTGTTGGGCTGAATAGCCAGACTTCTGAATCGTCATCAGGCATATCCAGTATCACCTGAATTTCTTCAGGCGACCCAACTCGTTGATGCCACCTTTCAAGATTATCGCCCACTTCATTCAGGCTGATTAAATCATCGGCATTCTCGTAGAATAACCAGATCAGCGTTCCTCGTGGGAGTGCTTTCTCAGCTGTAATATGTGAGAGGATAATTTGACGTGGTGTCATCTTATTCGCCACAGTTCCCGGATGCTTCTATCAGTTTTATTTTTGTTGCTTCTGCCGCCTGCATTTTTTGTTTCATCTTCTCAATGCTAGCGGTCACACGGCGGGCGCACCATTGATACGCTGCCTGACGTGATTCGAAAAACTCATAATCCGCGTGCAGGTAAACTGATGTGCCGTAGGAGACGGACATACGGTAACCCTTCGGCGTTTCATTGATGACTTCCCGTTCTTCTACACAGTTTTCAAACTCAGGGACATAATCCACGAATCGACGACGCAGAATGCAAAACAGCACCTTTATTTGGTTTTCATCAGTCATTTGTTATCCTCGTTATTCTTCTTATTTATCATCAACCTTTCTTAATTGTCGATGCTGAATACGGCGGAGCGGATTTCACGCTTGGCCTGCTGACGGGCGCGGTGTTTGCTTACACGATGGATTGGCCCCTATATTTCCATACACTTTTTATCACTTAACCCATTACTGGTTCGCCGCCGCAGATATTCCCGTGGCGAACGATACCCCAGTGCACTATGCGGATGCCATTCGTTGTAATGTTCGAAGGCCTCCGCAAGGTTCTTTACCGCTGTTAACCCGTCGGGTTTCGGCATGATGCTGATGTAATCGCGCTTCATCGTTTTCACGAAGCTCTCTGCCATCCCGTTGCTTTCCGGGCTACGTACCGCCGTATGTTTAGGCTCCAGTCCTACCATTCTGGCGAACTGACGCGTCTGATAAGAACGGTAGGCTGAACCGTTGTCTGTCAGCCACTCAACTGGGGATGTCGGCAGGCTGTTACCGAAGCGACGCTCCACGGCACCCAGCATGACGTCCTGCACGGTTTCACTGTCATATCCACCGTTACTGGCCGCCCAGTAAAGTGCCTCGCGATCGCAACAGTCCAGAGCGAACGTGACCCGCAGTTTTTCACCGTTATCACAGCTGAACTCGAAGCCGTCAGAGCACCACCGCTGGTTACTTTCTCCAACGGCCACTTTCCCTGTATGCGCCCGCTTCGATGGCGGTATTTCCGGTTTACGCTCAAGCAGCAGCGCATTCTGACGCATGATGCGGTATACGCGTTTGGCATTGATCACCGCCATGTCGTCAGTTTCTGATTGTCTGCGCAGCAGTGCCCATACCCGACGATAACCATAGGTGGGCAGATCGCCGATAACGGTATGGATACGGGCCAGCGCGTCAGTATCATCAGGCTTGCGCTTGCACCGACGATCCTGCCAGTCCTTCGACCGACGGGCCATGGCATGCAGTTGCGCACGTGAGACCCGGAGGCAACGACTGACAAGGCTTATTCGCCATCCTCCGGCAACAAGGGCACGTGCGCTATCCACTTTTTTTGTCGGCCATATTCAACGGCTTCTTTTAGCAGCTCGTTTTCCATGGTTTTCTTGCCCAACAGGCGCTGCAGCTCTTTAATTTGCTTCATCGCAGATGCCAGCTCCGACGCGGGCACAACCTGTTCTCCTGCGGCAACGGCTGTAAGGCTGCCTTCCTGATACTGCTTACGCCACAGGAACAGCTGACTGGCAGCAACGCCATGCTGACGGGCGACCAGCGACACGGTCATTCCGGGCTCAAAACTCTGCTGAACAAGGGCGATTTTTTCCTGAACACTTCGCCGTCTGCGCTTCTCTGGACCTAAAATATCAATCATTCGGACTCCAACGACTAGTCTAAAAACTAGTATTAAGACTATCACTAACTTAAGTGATACCAACTGTCTGGAGATTCAGGGGGCCAGTCTACACGAAGAGATCTATCGTATGCATTGTTTTTACGATAGCCACGCGAGCGGCACAGTGAACAAGTGCAGCCTTCTACTGAATAGAAAATCCCAAACGGTTTCATAAGTATCACCTTTAAGCTTGATAATAATGTTTATCATAGCTGGAGTTATTCAGGTGACGAATAGTTAAGGGGCGCGTTTTGCTTGGGTTTTTACACTATCGTTTATTGAGTCGATGAGGTCGGAAATAGAAAGGAGTTTTCTGCCAAAGAATAGTTTTCGTCTGGCTTCTATTTCGTAGCGGAAGGGTTCAATAATTTCATCTTCATGCATGATTACGAAACGATAGCCGTTATTAAGGAGTTTATGCAGCTTGTTTGTTTTTTTTCTTATGGGACTTAGCTTAAACATTGTTATCAACTTCTCATCATGATCACCTGAATTGTTATAACACAGTTATTTCCGACACGCTGCTGCTTTTGCTGAAGAACTCGGATTGCTTTGGGCTGGGCCAGCAGGTTGTATGCCGGGCGAACCCGGCATCGTTATCACAGGGCTTTTTCTTTTCCCTTTCGTTCTATCCCACGAAACATCGCGCATTTCCGCACAATATCCAGTGTCGGGATGCTACCACTCCCCTGCTCTTTCACGCTCATTCGCAACGTGAGCCGTAGCAACATCTTGATGTCACGTGGTGGAAGTTCTGGGTAAGTGTTTACAAGTGATCTGACCAGTTCATCAGGAATGTTCACGCCAAAGTTCTCACCCATAATCTTCCAGATCTTTTGGGCATCTGATTTCTCCGGCACATCATAGTGAATGATTGCAGCGCATCTTGGTATGATAGCCTCATCGATGTCACTACCCCGGTTGCTTGTCATGAACATCAACCCATCGAAATACTCCAGTGTACGGAGGAACTCCGCAACGATGGCATTTTGAGTCAGTGATGCTCCACGCTGCATGACAAACACATCGGCTTCGTCCAGAAGCAGGACACAGTTCCAGCGTTTAGCCCGGGTCAGAATCGTCCGCAGATTTTTCTCAATGTCATCGGCGTTGGTTCCCAGTGCGCC
The sequence above is drawn from the Kosakonia radicincitans DSM 16656 genome and encodes:
- a CDS encoding ParB/RepB/Spo0J family partition protein; protein product: MNTDVKAIFEQSRTLENLEGAAVLMRSLDKAPSSLRALSDFVTKARKSGNTEQFEEADIGRNNVFAVSPYWLFVEEGLNLRDVNYDRAVMFKHAYLERPQSVPVIRVKPVVVEGVTRLKIIDGHHRFAGLMMAIAEGASFQKITVEEFEGGKDEEVYNMIESANSLQLKMVERAEGFKRLIGWGHTIESIAQRLGVSLVTVRRSIVLANADFSIKMLVKEDKVSGDVAVDVINECQGTDRDPYEVLMESLKKAEGAGKTRVTAKFVSSKKKTGLKPKVIRKTFDSLLPTLSQLRDQIPPQPEGEHENQIEITETVPEEVVLRLTPEMARTLMATLAELESAKQAEDAEANGDNDGDSAENNGGADDATDADTDGANQQNGETEETQLHPVY
- a CDS encoding IS3-like element ISEc36 family transposase (programmed frameshift); its protein translation is MIDILGPEKRRRRSVQEKIALVQQSFEPGMTVSLVARQHGVAASQLFLWRKQYQEGSLTAVAAGEQVVPASELASAMKQIKELQRLLGKKTMENELLKEAVEYGRPKKVDSARALVAGGWRISLVSRCLRVSRAQLHAMARRSKDWQDRRCKRKPDDTDALARIHTVIGDLPTYGYRRVWALLRRQSETDDMAVINAKRVYRIMRQNALLLERKPEIPPSKRAHTGKVAVGESNQRWCSDGFEFSCDNGEKLRVTFALDCCDREALYWAASNGGYDSETVQDVMLGAVERRFGNSLPTSPVEWLTDNGSAYRSYQTRQFARMVGLEPKHTAVRSPESNGMAESFVKTMKRDYISIMPKPDGLTAVKNLAEAFEHYNEWHPHSALGYRSPREYLRRRTSNGLSDKKCMEI